The following coding sequences lie in one Deltaproteobacteria bacterium genomic window:
- a CDS encoding class I SAM-dependent methyltransferase, giving the protein MSLLGRPIPRMVELAGEATRGLQRVLEVAAGTGLVTPALAAGAREVVTTDYSAAMVAALEQRVRDAGVTNVRCEQADLYALRFDDGTFDAVVAANVLHLVPDLPGALAALRRVLKPGGRVIVPTFCHDETALSWVVSRALAVTGFPGQRRFTTKSLRQAVEAAGVRVTRVETLPGLIPVGYVEGTSGAG; this is encoded by the coding sequence ATGTCGCTCCTCGGGCGACCGATCCCCCGGATGGTCGAGCTGGCTGGTGAGGCGACGCGCGGTCTGCAGCGTGTGCTGGAGGTGGCGGCCGGCACCGGCCTCGTCACGCCTGCGCTCGCTGCTGGCGCACGAGAGGTGGTCACCACCGACTACTCGGCGGCGATGGTCGCCGCGCTCGAGCAGCGCGTGCGAGACGCCGGAGTGACAAACGTGCGATGTGAGCAGGCCGACCTCTACGCGCTCCGGTTCGACGACGGAACGTTCGATGCGGTCGTCGCGGCGAACGTCCTCCACCTCGTGCCGGACCTCCCGGGCGCCCTGGCTGCGCTGCGCCGTGTGCTGAAGCCGGGCGGGAGAGTCATCGTTCCGACCTTCTGTCACGACGAGACGGCGCTCTCGTGGGTCGTGTCGCGGGCGCTCGCCGTGACTGGCTTCCCCGGGCAGCGGCGCTTCACGACGAAGTCCCTCCGGCAGGCAGTCGAGGCAGCGGGCGTCCGCGTGACAAGGGTTGAGACGCTTCCCGGCCTCATCCCCGTCGGCTACGTCGAGGGGACGTCCGGGGCGGGGTGA
- a CDS encoding winged helix-turn-helix transcriptional regulator, producing MPPVPKDEDEANEHLARLAKAIAHPVRVAILRMLAHQEGCIVGDIVDELPLAQSTISQHLKQLKDAGLVRGEVDGPRVCYCVEPGAVALFKALVEAL from the coding sequence ATGCCGCCGGTGCCGAAGGACGAGGACGAGGCCAACGAGCATCTGGCCCGGCTGGCGAAGGCGATCGCACACCCTGTGAGGGTCGCCATCCTCCGCATGCTCGCGCACCAAGAGGGATGCATCGTCGGCGACATCGTCGACGAACTCCCGCTCGCGCAGTCCACCATCTCGCAGCACCTCAAGCAGCTGAAGGACGCGGGGCTCGTCCGCGGTGAGGTGGACGGACCGCGGGTCTGCTACTGCGTCGAGCCGGGCGCCGTCGCGCTCTTCAAGGCCCTGGTCGAGGCCTTGTGA
- a CDS encoding VOC family protein: protein MHWPLQEPDRKHEDLTDDERLQHFRVARDQIRARLQVLAALRDVPEGPDPQEFHASIRVLDLPAAARFYTWLLGVAPKEWTHRYVTFVSEALRTNFVILVDDGKELHQDTLYHLGVDVGTRAAVIDAHRRAEVAGWPIHKPARTTWRGTPLHELWLKDPGGNLVEIYARLTDAELAEMPADKEPAFLVGGA from the coding sequence ATGCACTGGCCGCTGCAGGAGCCCGACCGCAAGCACGAGGACCTCACCGACGACGAGCGACTGCAGCACTTCCGGGTCGCGCGTGATCAGATCCGCGCCCGCCTCCAGGTGCTCGCCGCGTTGCGAGACGTCCCCGAAGGCCCCGACCCGCAGGAGTTCCACGCGAGCATCCGTGTGCTCGACCTTCCGGCCGCCGCACGCTTCTACACCTGGCTGCTCGGTGTGGCGCCGAAGGAGTGGACCCACCGGTACGTGACCTTCGTCAGCGAAGCGCTGCGGACCAACTTCGTGATCCTGGTCGACGACGGCAAGGAGCTACACCAGGACACGCTCTACCACCTCGGCGTCGACGTCGGGACCCGGGCTGCCGTCATCGACGCGCATCGACGCGCCGAAGTCGCGGGATGGCCGATCCACAAGCCGGCGCGCACCACCTGGCGAGGCACGCCGCTCCACGAGCTGTGGCTGAAGGACCCGGGCGGGAACCTCGTCGAGATCTACGCCCGCCTCACCGACGCCGAGCTCGCCGAGATGCCTGCGGACAAGGAGCCCGCGTTCCTCGTGGGGGGTGCATGA